Below is a window of Arabidopsis thaliana chromosome 2, partial sequence DNA.
tttttgtttcgtttcaGCTAATTTGCAGAttatctttgtctctttttcgTTGATCCAAGTTTTCCTTGGGTCTAATCTACAAACGCATTTCGTTTCTCTATTTATCTGTTTCTGCCTTGGATTTTGATTGGGTTCCAAATTTGCAGGTGTTCGTGAAAAGATGAATTTTAAGAATGTCAAAGTTCCCAAAGGTCCTGGTGGTGGTGTTATAGCTGCGGTGGTTATTGGGGGGCTCAGTCTTTACGGTGCTACGCACACTCTCTACAATGTCGATGGAGGTCATCGAGCCATTGTCTTTAACCGGCTTGTTGGTATCAAAGACAAGGTTAGTCCCTGCAAAAATTGGTTTCTTCTGAATCTGTATATTGACAATGAATCTTGTGGTTGTGACATCTAGCTGAAGTTAGGTTAGGCTTAGCATTACTAGTGAATCTTATGTTTGCGGCATATAGCTCACGTTAGGTTAGGCTTACCGTTAGTAGTGAATCTTGTGTTTGCCGCATCTAGCTTAAGTAAACAAGGTTGATTTCTTAGTCTAGTTTTGATAGTCGTTTACAAAAGTCATCTTGATGCGCCATTAATAGTATATCTTTGCTTGCTTGATTATGTAGGTCTACCCTGAGGGTACTCACCTTATGATTCCATGGTTCGAAAGGCCAATCATCTATGACGTTCGTGCAAAGCCTTATCTAGTTGAGAGCACATCTGGGAGCCGTGATCTCCAGATGGTATTCCGCTTCATTTCATCACTTCTAATACTAATGGGTATAATCAGGTCGTGTGGTTTTGTCGTGTGAACTACATGATAAGCTTATGTTGTGTGGTATTTAAACATTCAGGTTAAGATTGGGCTTCGGGTTCTCACCCGTCCTATGGCTGACCAATTACCAGAGGTATACCGGTCCCTTGGTGAGAATTACCGCGAGAGAGTCTTGCCTTCTATCATCCACGAGACCTTGAAAGCTGTGGTTGCTCAGTACAACGCAAGCCAACTTATTACTCAGAGAGAGGTTAGCCAACTGGCTGTAAATACATTTTATTGATTCCTCTTCAATGGTAAATTGATGTCCCTTTTAATggatatatgtttttttggtgtttttcaAGTCGGTGAGTAGAGAAATCAGGAAAATCCTAACTCTAAGAGCCGCAAACTTCCACATTGCACTGGATGATGTGTCCATCACAGGCTTGACATTCGGAAAGGAGTTCACGGCAGCCATAGAAGGAAAGCAGGTCGCTGCTCAAGAGGCCGAACGGGCTAAGTTCATTGTCGAGAAAGCTGAACAGGACAAGAGAAGTGCTGTTATCCGCGCCGAGGTGTGAAAagtgtttctctcttttctagCATTTTAAAAACCGGAGATTGTGTTAAagcttgcttttttttttcttttttgttgtgaaCTATTTTAAAGCTTGCTAACTGATGTTTCTGCATGGGTTTATGTAGGGAGAAGCCAAGAGTGCTCAGCTCATTGGTCAAGCAATCGCAAACAACCAAGCGTTCTTAACACTGAGGAAGATCGAAGCAGCTAGAGAGATCGCACAGACCATCTCTAGGTCGGCGAACAAGGTTTACTTGAGCTCTAACGATCTGTTGCTTAACCTACAGGCTATGGACCTTGATGTGAAGCCGAAGAAGTAGAGAATGATATGATTAAACCACACCAGAGCTCTTCTTCCATAATCGTATTTTCAATTCACGGATTCTTAGACCAAAAGCTATGAGTTCTATCTTGTGAATTTCAGACACTATCGTGCGTTTGTAGTCTTTCTTTTGtgagatcaagaagaaaagaaaagatttatgtttttacaAGTTGTTTACATTTGGTAATAATGATGTTCACAAAGCTGGAAAATAGGCTGTgaaaaagatcaaacaaatGGGCCTGAAAATGAGAATTGGGCTTTTGGCCTAAGTTTGGTGAACCCCGAGAGACACACATCTGGGTTTAACGACGTTAGGTCGGAGCCAATTTGATTCCACCACCACGAGCTTCCTAATCTAGCTTTAATGGCGTTTCATGGAATCAGAGAAgttgaaaactattttatacCTTTTCTACAGCGAGTCAAAAGCCGCAATGAATGGAAGAAGATCAATGCCTCCATCATCATACATGGATTATCACAAAGCAGCTTCATGGTCACTAAAATGGTGGATTTTTGTGATAAGATTGAAGATATGGATTATGCAACTCGTCTTTTTAACCAAGTATCGAATCCTAATGTCTTCTTATACAATTCTATAATTCGTGCTTATACTCACAATTCATTGTACTGCGATGTGATCAGAATCTACAAGCAACTGCTCAGGAAGAGCTTTGAGTTACCAGATCGGTTCACTTTCCCGTTTATGTTTAAATCTTGTGCGAGTCTTGGATCATGTTATTTAGGGAAGCAAGTTCATGGTCATCTCTGCAAATTCGGGCCTAGGTTCCATGTTGTGACTGAGAATGCATTGATTGATATGTACATGAAGTTTGATGATCTTGTTGATGCACATaaagtgtttgatgaaatgtatGAGAGAGATGTTATATCTTGGAATAGTTTGCTTTCTGGATATGCAAGGCTTGGGCAgatgaagaaagcaaaaggcTTGTTTCATTTGATGCTAGATAAAACTATTGTATCTTGGACTGCGATGATCTCTGGGTATACTGGGATTGGTTGTTATGTAGAGGCTATGGATTTCTTCCGTGAAATGCAGTTAGCTGGTATTGAGCCTGATGAGATCAGTCTCATTTCTGTTTTACCGTCGTGTGCGCAGCTCGG
It encodes the following:
- the PHB6 gene encoding prohibitin 6 (prohibitin 6 (PHB6); INVOLVED IN: biological_process unknown; LOCATED IN: mitochondrion, plasma membrane, mitochondrial respiratory chain complex I, respiratory chain complex I, membrane; EXPRESSED IN: 11 plant structures; EXPRESSED DURING: M germinated pollen stage; CONTAINS InterPro DOMAIN/s: Prohibitin (InterPro:IPR000163), Band 7 protein (InterPro:IPR001107); BEST Arabidopsis thaliana protein match is: prohibitin 1 (TAIR:AT4G28510.1); Has 3312 Blast hits to 3310 proteins in 1013 species: Archae - 176; Bacteria - 1509; Metazoa - 442; Fungi - 292; Plants - 251; Viruses - 11; Other Eukaryotes - 631 (source: NCBI BLink).), translated to MNFKNVKVPKGPGGGVIAAVVIGGLSLYGATHTLYNVDGGHRAIVFNRLVGIKDKVYPEGTHLMIPWFERPIIYDVRAKPYLVESTSGSRDLQMVKIGLRVLTRPMADQLPEVYRSLGENYRERVLPSIIHETLKAVVAQYNASQLITQRESVSREIRKILTLRAANFHIALDDVSITGLTFGKEFTAAIEGKQVAAQEAERAKFIVEKAEQDKRSAVIRAEGEAKSAQLIGQAIANNQAFLTLRKIEAAREIAQTISRSANKVYLSSNDLLLNLQAMDLDVKPKK